The Monomorium pharaonis isolate MP-MQ-018 chromosome 5, ASM1337386v2, whole genome shotgun sequence genome includes a window with the following:
- the LOC105837522 gene encoding peptidyl-prolyl cis-trans isomerase sig-7, whose translation MAVVVETTIGDFTVDLFTDERPQTTRNFLKLCKLKYYNWNLFHSVQTNFIAQTGDPTGTGKGGESVYGIVLGEKARYYEAEQMPKIKHSRVGLLSMVNCGNNMLGSQFFITLGSELQSLDNEHCVFGEITEGLEVILKFNETICDGDQRPYQDIRISHTVILEDPFDDPVGFVVPDRSPEPTKEALMSDRIGADEAIDDTGGMTVEEITEMQKAKEAKARATILEIVGDIPDADIAPPENVLFVCKLNPVTNDDDLEIIFSRFGKIVGCEVIRDHQTGDSLQYAFIEFADRKSCEDAYFKMDNVLIDDRRIHVDFSQSVAKMRWRGKGKGIKYLDEDENKVKKRDENYSSRKSEMSRDNGKNREEGKRRESDRDRGFEHRKHERRREDRDNKDRRKEDRTHDDYYDRSKHDSERKNRRKREERRERHNDQRSHSEDRSERKSRRDENGDRRRDQSEERSERRGKRDEYSDRERRHRDNDRKRLTEDENDTKHRERLHKHKRKR comes from the exons ATGGCTGTGGTGGTGGAAACCACCATAGGAGATTTCACAGTGGACCTGTTCACCGACGAGCGTCCTCAAA CCACGCGAAACTTTCTAAAACTGTGCAAACTTAAGTATTACAACTGGAACCTCTTTCATTCGGTGCAGACCAACTTCATTGCACAGACTGGCGATCCCACTGGTACTGGGAAGGGTGGGGAGAGTGTGTACGGGATTGTGCTGGGTGAAAAAGCCCGTTACTACGAAGCCGAGCAGATGCCAAAGATCAAGCACAGCCGCGTAGGTCTGTTGTCTATGGTGAATTGCGGCAATAACATGCTGGGCTCCCAGTTCTTTATCACACTCGGGTCTGAGCTGCAGTCCTTGGACAATGAACACTGTGTGTTTGGCGAGATAACGGAAGGACTGGAGGTGATCCTCAAATTCAACGAGACTATCTGCGATGGGGATCAAAGACCATATCAGGACATAAGGATATCCCACACTGTCATCTTGGAAGATCCATTCGATGATCCTGTGGGCTTTGTGGTTCCCGACAGAAGTCCAGAACCTACAAAGGAAGCGCTAATG AGCGATAGAATTGGAGCGGATGAAGCGATCGACGATACCGGCGGCATGACTGTAGAAGAAATTACAGAAATGCAGAAGGCCAAGGAAGCAAAAGCGAGAGCTACGATATTGGAAATTGTAGGTGATATACCAGACGCGGATATTGCCCCGCCGGAAAACGTCTTGTTTGTCTGCAAACTAAATCCAGTCACGAACGATGACGATCTTGAGATTATTTTTAGTCGTTTCGGAAAAATTGTTGG CTGTGAAGTTATAAGAGATCACCAGACGGGCGACTCCTTGCAGTATGCATTCATCGAATTCGCTGATCGCAAAAGCTGCGAGGACGCGTATTTCAAAATGGACAATGTTCTGATCGACGACCGAAGGATACACGTAGATTTCTCGCAGTCAGTCGCGAAGATGCGTTGGCGTGGCAAGGGAAAAGGTATCAAGTATCTCGACGAGGACGAAAATAAGGTGAAAAAACGCGACGAAAATTATTCTTCGAGGAAATCCGAGATGTCGCGTGATAATGGTAAAAACAGAGAGGAGGGAAAAAGAAGGGAGAGCGATAGAGATCGCGGCTTCGAACACAGAAAGCATGAGCGCCGAAGAGAGGACAGAGATAACAAAGACAGAAGAAAGGAAGACAGGACGCATGATGATTACTACGATAGGAGTAAACACGACAGCGAGCGAAAAAACAGAAGAAAAAGGGAGGAACGACGAGAGAGGCATAACGATCAGAGGAGTCACAGCGAAGACCGATCGGAAAGAAAGAGCAGGAGGGACGAGAACGGCGATCGAAGAAGAGATCAGAGCGAGGAGAGGTCAGAGAGACGAGGTAAAAGGGATGAATATAGCGATCGAGAGCGTCGGCATCGCGACAATGACAGGAAAAGACTCACGGAGGATGAGAACGATACGAAACACAGGGAAAGATTGCACAAGCATAAAAGAAAACGATAA
- the LOC105837521 gene encoding uncharacterized protein LOC105837521: MSSLQQGNRFLPFSNSNLQRKQLSMQGGLPQSLSGSETDVSTSNENLSNEERYVIRHTARQEPQGQENQQQSPSRSSSHKENIPNIQGNLHNNRNSLKDSLSGSNRNSLKESLNGSNRNSLKDSINGSNRNSLKDNLSNRNSGSNRSSLDVSTSSYNTLIIHNANDDSSWIPSGRLSGIVREHGDMGYLYCDGKGHSNSPTIQSLSNLPHEDYVHEQSGGGCQEITDIPDDYLNQSQVLKHLAKEVKVPPYSSNSGSLDMRLAEMRISDRGKQNDGEYEYTHIPMLLKSKHRLFGPTEKLTVSRSQPDLSRIKADIDSYNLRTTSPRPQTKGREELERKTGEVWPSSEMIQIVIQENSALKLELEHCYNKVAKTQKLEQEITKVHRVHEELAASCERREKLERAARLRLQNECRRLTELNRAFRDQIDLLSARTDSPPIVETMRKELTQRELLIGQLITQNKELTAAKERQEIELAAQRATLQEQRTHIDILDNALTNAQSNVVRLEEECRKKQVYVERVGQLQRALSSLQASSDRREETERQLRGQLERELREGGGGGGNGNEQTSSGETIADLKRRLRERDEKIMSLEGDIAKWEQRYLEESALRQAAIDAASLPKDAKIAALEKTSQDAEKLIAEARSEKMRHMDEVHAAQKKLADLESRMKDLESKLAERDAMIRVLQKHTYDKAESSSSSGVGSYPAAHSSHSSTSADHHTALTSTPELVSSVLGGSSGYGSTGSYGVTDSYKYRKQGSFEQTNKSLDDQLKELDSQLLSKRALCCFPGFSNPGTTSRKGKIPKPLLAGVDSTGTSSTASSKSRLLDDSSGSGGDVVSSSILEFANAAARLKGTISRLSDGAGGSGKPTEDMMLLEKQGRSSQRQRMAVEVGGGEPRRAGSLPPSSLPRPPRALKATSANSRYCRLSDTETRKKSDPGPGIDASSATNGASGVKITRDSSGNCSVEYGRFDTGVTMAAKVSRSKKKTSMENFMAKKSSGGGGGGGGGGGEYERLQSDTIMVSNRKKSAGGSGFAAALESAVRHRENRSFIPPPPSSSRARGIGEYGRLSDGETSSSMAAAAAAVLKGGGGGNTLRKQTSGAGGGSSRGQSTGSTVSSKSGRDSCGTASSDASTASLPPAKARSIPRPNYRIQF, from the exons ATGAGCTCGTTACAGCAAGGGAACAGATTCCTGCCGTTCTCGAACAGCAATCTGCAAAGGAAGCAACTGTCCATGCAAG GTGGTCTTCCTCAGAGCTTGAGCGGCAGCGAGACTGACGTTTCCACCTCCAACGAGAATCTGAGCAACGAGGAGAGATACGTTATAAGGCATACCGCGAGGCAAGAGCCGCAGGGTCAAGAGAATCAACAACAAAGCCCTTCCAGGTCTTCCAGTCACAAGGAGAACATACCGAATATCCAG GGCAACTTACACAACAATAGGAACAGTCTAAAGGACAGTTTGAGCGGATCTAATAGGAACAGTCTCAAAGAGAGTTTGAATGGCTCCAATCGGAACAGTCTGAAAGACAGCATTAATGGATCCAATCGGAACAGTTTAAAGGACAATCTGAGCAATCGTAACAGCGGTTCGAACAGGAGCAGCTTGGATGTCTCGACGAGTTCTTACAACACGTTAATCATACATAACGCTAACGACGACAGCTCGTGGATACCATCTGGAAG GCTGTCAGGCATAGTGAGAGAACATGGAGACATGGGATATCTGTACTGCGATGGGAAAGGCCATTCCAACAGTCCTACGATACAGTCCTTGTCGAATCTGCCGCACGAGGATTACGTCCATGAGCAATCCGGTGGTGGTTGCCAAGAAATTACGGACATCCCGGATGATTATCTCAATCAGTCTCAG GTCTTGAAACATCTAGCAAAGGAGGTAAAAGTGCCGCCATATTCGAGCAACAGTGGCAGTCTGGACATGAGATTAGCTGAGATGAGAATAAGCGATAGGGGAAAGCAGAATGACGGCGAGTACGAGTACACGCACATACCCATGTTGTTGAAAAGCAAACATCGACTTTTTGGACCGACGGAGAAGCTAACGGTGTCGCGATCGCAGCCAGATTTATCCAGAATCAAGGCAGACATTGACAGTTACAATCTTCGGACAACATCGCCCCG GCCGCAAACCAAGGGACGGGAGGAGTTGGAAAGGAAGACAGGCGAGGTGTGGCCGTCGTCGGAGATGATTCAGATAGTGATCCAGGAGAACAGCGCGCTGAAACTCGAGCTGGAGCATTGTTACAACAAAGTCGCTAAAACGCAGAAGCTGGAACAGGAGATAACGAAGGTGCATCGCGTCCACGAGGAACTCGCGGCGTCCTGTGAGCGACGGGAGAAGCTGGAGCGCGCCGCGCGGTTAAGGCTACAGAATGAGTGCCGTCGGTTGACCGAGCTGAATCGCGCGTTTAGAGACCAGATCGACCTGCTGTCCGCGCGCACGGACAGCCCGCCGATCGTCGAAACGATGCGGAAAGAACTGACGCAACGCGAGCTGCTCATTGGACAACTCATCACTCAGA ATAAAGAATTGACCGCTGCGAAGGAAAGACAGGAGATTGAACTGGCAGCCCAGCGGGCCACTTTGCAGGAGCAGCGTACGCACATCGACATTCTGGATAATGCGCTGACAAACGCACAAAGCAACGTTGTGCGATTGGAAGAAGag TGTCGAAAGAAGCAAGTATACGTGGAGAGAGTAGGTCAGCTTCAGAGGGCCTTGTCCTCGCTTCAAGCGTCTAGCGATAGACGAGAAGAAACTGAGAGACAACTGAGAGGTCAGCTGGAGAGGGAGTTGCGCGAGGGCGGTGGCGGCGGGGGTAATGGTAACGAACAGACGTCGAGCGGCGAAACGATCGCGGATCTGAAGCGACGATTGCGCGAACGGGACGAGAAGATTATGTCACTCGAGGGCGACATTGCGAAGTGGGAGCAACGCTACCTCGAGGAGAGCGCACTGAGACAAGCGGCTATCGATGCTGCCAGTTTACCAAA AGACGCGAAAATCGCTGCTCTGGAGAAAACTAGTCAGGACGCGGAGAAATTAATCGCTGAGGCACGCTCGGAGAAGATGAGGCACATGGACGAAGTACATGCCGCGCAAAAGAAATTGGCCGATCTCGAATCTAG AATGAAAGATTTGGAATCTAAACTAGCCGAGAGAGACGCCATGATTAGAGTGCTGCAGAAGCACACGTACGACAAGGCGGagagcagtagcagcagcggCGTCGGCAGCTACCCCGCCGCGCATTCATCGCACTCAAGCACATCGGCGGATCATCATACCGCGCTGACGAGCACGCCGGAACTCG TGAGCAGCGTACTTGGCGGTAGCAGCGGTTACGGCAGCACCGGCTCGTACGGCGTTACCGACAGTTATAAGTATAGAAAGCAGGGCAGCTTTGAGCAGACTAATAAGAGTCTCGATGACCAACTGAAAGAGCTAGACTCTCAGCTGCTTAGCAAG CGGGCACTTTGCTGTTTTCCAGGATTCTCTAATCCAGGCACTACGTCGCGAAAAGGAAAAATACCCAAGCCACTACTGGCGGGTGTAGATAGCACAGGTACTTCGAGCACCGCCTCGAGCAAGAGCCGGCTGCTGGACGACTCGTCCGGTAGCGGCGGTGACGTGGTGTCGTCGAGCATACTCGAATTTGCGAACGCGGCAGCCAGGTTGAAGGGCACTATCTCGCGGCTCTCGGACGGCGCTGGCGGCAGCGGTAAGCCGACCGAAGACATGATGCTGCTTGAGAAGCAAGGCCGAAGCTCGCAGCGGCAACGGATGGCGGTGGAGGTGGGCGGCGGCGAGCCTCGTCGCGCCGGGAGTCTGCCGCCGAGCTCGTTGCCACGGCCGCCTAGGGCACTCAAAGCGACCAGTGCCAACTCCCGCTACTGCCGTCTGAGCGACACGGAGACCCGCAAGAAGTCGGATCCTGGACCGGGGATAGACGCATCATCAGCGACGAACGGCGCGAGCGGCGTGAAAATAACGCGCGATTCTTCCGGCAACTGCAGCGTCGAATACGGGAGATTCGACACCGGTGTCACCATGGCCGCGAAGGTATCGCGCAGCAAGAAGAAGACCTCCATGGAGAACTTCATGGCAAAGAAATCGTCAGGCGGCggaggcggcggcggtggtggtggtggcgagTACGAGAGGCTGCAATCCGACACGATCATGGTCAGCAATCGCAAGAAGTCAGCCGGCGGTAGCGGCTTCGCCGCGGCGCTGGAATCCGCGGTGAGGCACAGGGAGAACCGCTCGTTCATCCCGCCACCGCCGTCATCGTCCCGCGCCCGCGGAATCGGCGAGTACGGCCGCCTGAGCGACGGCGAGACCTCCTCCTCgatggcggcggcagcggccgCCGTTCTCAaaggcggcggtggtggtaaCACCCTGAGGAAGCAGACCAGCGGGGCGGGTGGTGGCTCCTCCCGCGGGCAGAGCACCGGCAGCACCGTGAGCAGCAAGAGCGGCCGCGACTCTTGTGGTACCGCCAGCAGCGACGCATCGACGGCCTCCTTGCCGCCGGCCAAGGCGAGGTCGATACCGCGCCCCAACTATCGCATCCAGTTCTGA
- the LOC105837520 gene encoding rhodanese domain-containing protein CG4456, translating to MYTRFYSRRLCRIFVSSSFSRGNRHVPTSYRRPSEITFNRPCAGSLTRTLYSSNTPYRETDSANPYENGMAFKVSYKELREAQKDANVLIVDVREHSEINQTGALPGSIHIPMDNVCNEFSNLSEEEFLEKYGRPKPTKDTKIIFSCQSGRRSANVQARVQELGYTQAYNYTGGWSEWEQKVKNKSKK from the exons ATGTACACTAGATTTTATTCTCGCCGACTGTGCCGAATTTTCGTGTCGTCGAGTTTTTCTCGCGGTAACCGACACGTACCGACGAGTTATCGACGACCTTCAGAAATTACATTTAACCGTCCGTGTGCGGGCAGCT tgACTCGGACTTTGTATTCCTCGAATACACCTTATCGGGAAACTGACTCTGCAAACCCATACGAAAACGGAATGGCGTTTAAGGTCAGCTACAAGGAACTACGAGAAGCACAAAAGGATGCTAATGTCCTGATCGTCGATGTTAGAGAGCACTCTGAGATAAACCAGACTGGCGCATTACCAGGAAGCATTCATATACCAA tGGATAATGTATGCAATGAATTCTCAAATCTTTCGGAGGAGGagtttttggaaaaatacgGCAGACCTAAGCCAACCAAAGATACGAAAATCATATTCAGCTGTCAGTCCGGCAGAAGATCTGCAAATGTGCAAGCAAGGGTGCAAGAATTAGGATACACACA GGCATATAATTACACTGGAGGCTGGTCGGAATGGGAgcaaaaagtgaaaaataaaagtaaaaagtaa
- the LOC105837519 gene encoding NKAP family protein CG6066 codes for MMNEKMMDARRRERELIGLRGVSEAWSKSPTQIEYSSDEEDEDLNKHKDNALPKDRKRKRHDAKKKKSKKQKKEKKAKKERKREKKAKKEAKKKKKKKARKETDSSSDDSDSSNSGDEEVWVEKTAITDKPKPKKGSSSDDSGDDGTVGPAPKPHVTLSAKDFGKALLPGEGAAMAAYVAEGKRIPRRGEIGLTSEEIAAYESVGYVMSGSRHRRMEAVRIRKENQIYSADEKRALAMFSKEERQKRENLILGQFREMINHKKMAQEKKS; via the exons ATGATGAACGAGAAGATGATGGACGCGCGGAGGCGCGAGAGAGAACTGATAGGATTACGTGGAGTTTCCGAAGCCTGGAGCAAATCTCCAACACAAATCGAATA TAGCTCAGACGAGGAGGACGAGGATCTGAACAAACACAAGGATAACGCTTTACCAAAGGAtcgcaaaagaaaaagacaCGATGCTAAAAAGAAG AAGAGTAAGAAAcagaagaaggagaagaaggcgaaaaaggaaagaaagagggaaaagAAGGCGAAGAAAGAAGccaagaaaaagaagaagaagaaggcaAGGAAAGAAACTGACAGTAGTTCTGACGACAGTGACAGCAGTAATAGCGGCGATGAGGAGGTCTGGGTAGAGAAAACCGCGATCACTGATAAGCCAAAACCGAAGAAAGGCTCGAGCTCGGACGACAGCGGGGACGATGGTACGGTCGGACCTGCGCCGAAACCACACGTGACTCTCTCGGCCAAGGACTTCGGCAAGGCGCTGCTCCCGGGTGAGGGTGCAGCAATGGCGGCTTACGTCGCCGAGGGGAAACGCATACCCAGGAGAGGTGAGATCGGTCTCACGTCAGAGGAGATCGCAGCGTACGAGTCGGTCGGTTACGTCATGAGTGGTAGCAG GCATCGTCGCATGGAAGCGGTTCGTATCCGAAAGGAGAACCAGATTTATTCTGCTGATGAGAAGCGTGCCTTGGCGATGTTCAGCAAAGAAGAACGGCAGAAGAGGGAAAATCTTATATTGGGGCAATTTAGAGAGATGATTAACCACAAGAAAATGGCgcaagaaaagaaaagttaa